The following coding sequences are from one uncultured Cohaesibacter sp. window:
- a CDS encoding DMT family transporter: MRLSGPFYALLAVTIFAAQDSITKVIGQSYHPVQITMVRYWAFALFAIVWALKSSKGFKATTHTDHLWLQIGRSFLLVAQIIISILSFAYVGLALSQAIFAASPLVVAILSVPMLGETVGWRRWVAIVVGMSGMLLIINPFGQELNYWFFMPVLCTITLGFYNIMTRIAGRHDTANVSFFYTGVIGLIVTSIIGPFFWTPVAPVDWAWLIALCLTGVSGHYFLIKALAMTESVTVQTITYFQLVYELFIGYFIFNENITMAMLLGSAIVVAAGSFTIWREHHLKRSAKIPA, encoded by the coding sequence ATGCGACTCTCCGGTCCCTTCTACGCCCTGCTTGCAGTGACGATTTTTGCCGCTCAGGATTCCATCACCAAGGTGATTGGTCAGAGCTACCATCCTGTACAGATTACAATGGTGCGCTATTGGGCCTTTGCTCTGTTTGCCATTGTCTGGGCACTGAAGTCTTCAAAGGGATTCAAAGCGACAACACATACCGATCATCTTTGGCTACAAATCGGTCGCAGTTTCTTGCTGGTCGCACAGATCATCATCTCCATTCTCAGCTTCGCCTATGTCGGACTGGCGCTCAGTCAGGCCATTTTTGCCGCTAGCCCTTTGGTCGTTGCCATTCTTTCTGTACCCATGCTGGGCGAAACTGTTGGCTGGCGTCGTTGGGTGGCTATCGTGGTCGGCATGAGCGGCATGCTGCTGATCATCAATCCGTTTGGTCAGGAACTGAATTACTGGTTCTTCATGCCGGTTCTCTGCACGATCACGCTGGGCTTCTACAATATCATGACGCGCATTGCTGGCAGGCATGACACTGCAAATGTCAGCTTCTTCTATACCGGCGTTATCGGCCTCATCGTAACCAGCATCATTGGACCATTTTTCTGGACACCGGTTGCGCCGGTTGATTGGGCCTGGTTGATCGCTCTGTGCCTGACGGGCGTGAGCGGGCACTATTTCCTCATCAAGGCTCTGGCGATGACAGAATCCGTGACGGTCCAGACCATCACCTATTTCCAGCTGGTCTATGAATTGTTCATTGGATACTTCATCTTCAACGAAAATATCACGATGGCAATGCTGCTTGGCAGTGCAATCGTTGTCGCGGCTGGCAGCTTCACAATCTGGCGTGAGCACCACCTCAAGCGATCTGCCAAAATACCGGCCTGA
- the rsmD gene encoding 16S rRNA (guanine(966)-N(2))-methyltransferase RsmD: MRIVGGRFKGKHLATPKSQAIRPTTDRVRETLFNILTHSYDNVVNGARVLDLFSGTGALGCEALSRGATAALFVEDGTEGRGLIRTNMEQLGLNGVAKIFRRDATKLGDIGTMEPFTLVFMDPPYNKGLGELALASAARGGWLVPGALIVWEEDAKAELEVPSGFTVLDERAYGDTKLTFLSYQI; this comes from the coding sequence ATGCGCATCGTAGGCGGACGCTTCAAAGGCAAGCATTTGGCAACTCCAAAGAGTCAGGCTATTCGCCCAACGACAGACCGCGTACGGGAAACCCTGTTCAATATTCTCACCCATAGCTACGACAATGTGGTCAATGGTGCACGCGTGCTAGACCTGTTCTCAGGAACGGGGGCTCTGGGATGCGAGGCCTTGTCTCGCGGCGCCACGGCAGCACTCTTTGTTGAAGATGGCACCGAGGGGCGTGGCCTGATCCGAACCAACATGGAGCAGCTCGGTCTCAATGGTGTTGCCAAGATTTTCAGACGCGACGCCACCAAGCTTGGCGACATCGGAACCATGGAGCCCTTCACGCTGGTTTTCATGGACCCTCCCTATAATAAGGGACTAGGCGAGCTGGCGCTTGCCAGTGCAGCCCGTGGCGGATGGCTGGTGCCAGGCGCCCTGATCGTGTGGGAAGAAGACGCCAAGGCTGAGCTGGAAGTTCCTTCAGGATTTACCGTTTTGGACGAACGTGCCTATGGCGATACCAAACTGACGTTTCTTTCCTATCAGATTTAG
- a CDS encoding helix-turn-helix transcriptional regulator: protein MINKFLTLMRENESMTIHEVASKLGVSSDSVLAYECGTIAPTPDIIEKYSEVFGVPVSSIQFFSKEDNNGVLSTKARLFLADKFVGMVEKLLASESRSA from the coding sequence ATGATCAATAAATTTCTCACGCTCATGCGCGAAAATGAATCCATGACCATTCATGAAGTCGCAAGCAAGCTGGGCGTCTCATCTGACTCCGTGCTGGCTTATGAATGCGGCACCATCGCGCCAACGCCGGACATTATCGAAAAATATTCAGAAGTTTTTGGCGTACCTGTTTCCTCTATCCAGTTTTTCAGCAAGGAAGACAATAACGGCGTCTTATCGACCAAGGCGCGTCTGTTTCTTGCCGACAAGTTTGTTGGCATGGTGGAAAAACTTCTTGCGAGCGAATCCCGTTCCGCTTGA
- a CDS encoding diacylglycerol kinase → MKHFLHVLNAAQYSLAGFIRLLQETAAQAECMFFAVLLAIYALVGARAEQFAILTFLFLLTIALEALNTAVEVLVDHLTNEFAEFARQAKDLGSFAVFCGLTMLSLYSLYVVYSQL, encoded by the coding sequence ATGAAGCATTTCCTGCATGTTTTGAACGCAGCCCAATATTCCTTGGCAGGCTTTATCCGGCTCCTGCAAGAAACCGCGGCACAGGCTGAATGCATGTTCTTTGCAGTGCTGCTGGCCATTTATGCTCTGGTTGGCGCCCGTGCGGAACAATTTGCCATACTGACCTTCCTATTCCTGTTGACGATTGCGCTCGAAGCGTTGAATACGGCAGTGGAAGTTCTGGTGGACCATTTGACCAACGAATTCGCCGAATTTGCGCGACAGGCCAAGGATCTGGGGTCATTTGCGGTATTTTGCGGCTTGACCATGCTTTCGCTTTACAGTCTTTATGTGGTCTATAGCCAATTGTAA
- a CDS encoding universal stress protein: MAIKDIVCLLDIETDLTTATIQIASELTAQMGAHLTGVAPLIEPIVPALMVQPVPDQFITDARNRAKEKAETAIARFSEYASVNGIPFETRILDIMPGGLDTLLNHARMCDLIVIGQDNPERPEPLRVDLIEASLFDSGRPILLIPYVGVEAFSAKKIMVAWDGSKTAAHAVYAAMSILEKADEVEITMVDADKLHLPGDPGADLAVYLSRHGVNVSVQKLTSTEEGIADTMIKYVASAGIDLVVMGGYGHSRVREFILGGATRGMLESMPVPCLMAH; the protein is encoded by the coding sequence ATGGCCATTAAAGACATTGTCTGCCTGTTGGACATTGAAACGGATCTCACGACTGCCACCATACAAATTGCGAGTGAATTGACAGCGCAAATGGGCGCACATCTGACCGGTGTTGCCCCGTTAATCGAGCCGATTGTTCCGGCATTGATGGTACAGCCTGTGCCTGACCAGTTCATCACTGACGCCCGTAACCGGGCCAAAGAAAAAGCAGAAACGGCCATTGCCCGCTTCTCCGAATATGCCTCCGTCAACGGTATTCCGTTTGAAACCCGCATATTGGACATCATGCCCGGCGGGCTCGACACTTTGCTCAACCACGCCCGGATGTGCGATCTGATCGTTATAGGACAGGACAATCCGGAACGCCCAGAACCTCTGCGCGTAGACCTGATTGAAGCGTCTTTGTTTGATTCAGGCCGGCCAATTCTGCTGATCCCCTATGTCGGAGTTGAAGCCTTCTCGGCTAAAAAAATCATGGTGGCCTGGGACGGCTCGAAGACTGCGGCTCATGCGGTTTATGCTGCCATGTCCATACTGGAGAAAGCCGACGAGGTGGAGATCACCATGGTCGACGCTGACAAGCTGCATTTACCTGGGGATCCGGGGGCTGACCTGGCCGTCTATCTCTCTCGTCACGGAGTGAATGTATCCGTTCAAAAGCTTACCTCCACCGAGGAAGGCATCGCAGATACCATGATCAAGTATGTGGCCTCCGCAGGCATTGATCTGGTGGTTATGGGTGGTTATGGGCATAGTCGAGTCAGGGAATTCATCCTTGGCGGGGCAACCCGCGGCATGCTGGAAAGCATGCCTGTGCCGTGCCTGATGGCCCATTAA
- a CDS encoding nucleoside deaminase: MEMALEQARLAEARGEVPIGAVLVHQGKVIAADGNRTIEQNDPTAHAEILVIRAACAHLSSQRLPDCDLYVTLEPCPMCATAISFARIRRLYYGASDEKGGAVESGARLYGQSTCHHAPEIYSGINEQQCADLLKSFFLSRRD; this comes from the coding sequence ATGGAAATGGCGCTGGAACAGGCAAGGCTCGCTGAAGCGCGTGGCGAGGTTCCCATCGGCGCGGTGCTTGTGCATCAAGGCAAGGTCATCGCCGCTGACGGAAATCGGACAATCGAGCAAAATGACCCCACCGCGCACGCGGAAATATTGGTGATCCGCGCCGCATGTGCACATCTTTCAAGCCAACGGCTGCCTGATTGCGATCTCTATGTTACGCTTGAGCCGTGCCCCATGTGCGCGACCGCGATTTCTTTTGCCCGCATTCGGAGGCTTTATTACGGAGCATCCGATGAAAAGGGCGGAGCCGTGGAAAGCGGCGCGCGTCTTTATGGCCAATCCACCTGCCATCACGCGCCTGAAATATACTCCGGTATCAACGAGCAACAATGCGCAGACTTACTGAAGTCTTTCTTTCTGTCCCGCCGAGATTGA
- the mutL gene encoding DNA mismatch repair endonuclease MutL: MSDNSTIIRQLDEATINKIAAGEVVERPASVVKELVENAIDAQADRIEIVTAGGGKNLIRVSDNGLGMTKEDLQMAVRRHCTSKLDPDDLMDIRHLGFRGEALPSIGSIARLEITSRHSSEPHAWEIVVNGGKESEPKPAALNVGTRIEVRDLFFSTPARLKFLKTDRAENMAVSEVVKRIAMANPKVRFTLTGEDRTRLEYANVNGPDAHLVRMGQVMGKAFRDNAVEIDALRDTVRLTGFAGLPTLNRANSLQQFVFVNGRPVRDKMMLGAIRGAYADYLFGGRHPCVVLFIDLDPHEVDVNVHPTKADVRFRDAGHIRGLVVGAIRQAIAAAGHRATNTGGSATLAALRPDGVRATEAGSAILSGNLSGQLSGQPTAQYGSPSGRSPTQGYQPQKPLNWDWRQSPYAPQTPAEGAQQTSVPLREMRERAQDDFIAPERETADPAKTSAPEMPVAEMPQMQGRMADVAAPSADARANDTELDAAALARPLGAARAQIHENYIIAQTEDGLVIVDQHAAHERLVYEKLKASLAAKGIARQGLLIPHVVEMEEDDVSRLLDATQDLERLGLTVESFGPGAIAVRETPAILGKPNIDRLVRDIADDLAEWDKTTRVEEKILHVAATMACHGSVRSGRRLRAEEMDALLREMEATPHSGQCNHGRPTYVELKLSDIERLFSRS, from the coding sequence ATGAGCGACAATTCAACCATTATCAGACAGCTTGATGAAGCCACCATCAATAAGATAGCCGCAGGCGAGGTGGTCGAACGCCCTGCCAGCGTTGTCAAGGAACTGGTTGAAAACGCCATTGATGCGCAAGCGGACCGGATCGAGATCGTTACCGCAGGGGGCGGCAAAAATCTGATCCGCGTGTCCGATAATGGTCTCGGCATGACCAAAGAAGACCTGCAAATGGCGGTCCGTCGCCATTGTACGTCCAAACTTGATCCTGACGACCTGATGGATATCCGCCATTTGGGCTTTCGTGGTGAGGCTCTGCCCTCCATAGGCTCGATTGCCCGTTTGGAAATCACGTCACGCCACAGCTCCGAGCCTCACGCATGGGAAATCGTGGTAAACGGCGGCAAGGAGAGCGAGCCCAAGCCCGCTGCCCTTAATGTGGGCACGCGCATAGAGGTCCGGGATCTGTTTTTCTCCACGCCAGCACGGCTCAAGTTTCTCAAGACCGACAGAGCCGAGAACATGGCCGTCTCCGAGGTCGTCAAGCGGATCGCCATGGCCAATCCGAAGGTGCGCTTCACCTTGACGGGAGAGGATCGCACGCGCCTTGAATATGCCAATGTCAACGGGCCCGACGCTCATCTGGTGCGCATGGGGCAGGTGATGGGCAAGGCCTTCCGCGACAATGCCGTGGAAATTGATGCTCTGCGCGACACCGTGCGCCTCACCGGTTTTGCTGGGCTGCCAACGCTCAACCGGGCCAACAGCCTGCAACAGTTCGTCTTTGTCAATGGACGGCCGGTGCGCGACAAGATGATGCTCGGTGCCATTCGTGGCGCCTATGCCGATTATCTCTTCGGTGGTCGCCATCCTTGCGTGGTGTTGTTTATTGATCTCGATCCCCATGAGGTGGATGTCAACGTGCATCCGACCAAGGCCGATGTGCGTTTTCGCGATGCTGGCCATATTCGCGGGCTGGTCGTCGGAGCCATTCGTCAGGCCATCGCTGCCGCCGGTCACAGGGCGACCAATACCGGTGGCTCGGCAACGCTGGCTGCTCTGCGCCCCGATGGTGTGCGCGCAACAGAAGCGGGCAGCGCCATTCTTTCCGGCAATCTGTCAGGTCAGCTTTCCGGCCAGCCAACCGCTCAGTATGGCTCTCCATCAGGGCGAAGTCCCACGCAGGGCTATCAGCCTCAAAAGCCGCTCAATTGGGACTGGCGGCAAAGCCCCTATGCTCCGCAAACGCCAGCCGAGGGAGCTCAGCAAACGAGTGTACCCCTGCGGGAAATGAGGGAGCGGGCGCAAGATGATTTTATTGCTCCGGAGCGGGAAACTGCAGATCCGGCAAAGACTTCAGCTCCAGAGATGCCGGTGGCCGAAATGCCTCAGATGCAGGGGCGCATGGCCGATGTCGCGGCCCCTTCAGCCGATGCACGCGCCAACGATACCGAGCTGGACGCGGCGGCCCTTGCCCGGCCCCTTGGCGCGGCCCGTGCGCAGATCCATGAAAACTACATCATTGCGCAAACAGAAGACGGCCTCGTCATTGTCGATCAGCACGCAGCCCACGAACGTCTCGTCTATGAAAAGCTCAAGGCTTCGCTTGCCGCCAAGGGCATTGCGAGGCAAGGATTGCTCATCCCCCATGTCGTGGAGATGGAAGAAGACGACGTTTCCCGTCTGCTTGATGCGACGCAAGATCTGGAGCGTCTGGGTCTCACGGTGGAGAGTTTCGGGCCTGGCGCGATCGCCGTGCGAGAAACCCCTGCCATTCTTGGCAAGCCGAATATTGACCGTCTGGTGCGCGATATTGCCGACGATCTGGCCGAATGGGACAAAACCACCCGCGTTGAAGAAAAAATCCTGCATGTGGCCGCGACCATGGCCTGTCATGGCTCTGTCCGTTCAGGCCGGCGCTTGCGGGCCGAAGAAATGGACGCTCTGTTGCGCGAAATGGAAGCTACGCCACATTCGGGCCAGTGCAACCACGGTCGCCCGACCTATGTGGAGTTGAAATTGAGCGATATTGAGCGCCTGTTCTCCCGCAGCTAA
- a CDS encoding pseudouridine synthase — protein sequence MERKSAQNGPRSADATSPEGSENARRDGAHQKKFASKSGKGETRKFGSNKFAGKSAGKFSGKKNFGKKRDDNRGFGRGDRKEGWAPSVDARRETDEERSLRQGADRQNRGERSERPNRNDRFDRNDRRGNGPRREGAGREGSRREGSRREGGFDKGRRSGNGAEGGFKGKSFASSPRMGARKFVKATDDNKPKGPAYTPPTRALEEGERIAKIMARAGLCSRRDAETWIKEGRVSVNGKVLETPAVNIHTKDKVLVDGAPLPVRERTRLWLYHKPKGLVTTTSDPEGRPTVFEKLPQGLPRVITVGRLDINTEGLLLLTNDGGLARVLELPTTGWLRRYRVRAYGRITQAQLDTLADGVALEGVLYGSIDAQLEREVGDNVWITVALREGKNREVKKVLGHLGLDVNRLIRVSYGPFQLLDMAEGSVQEVRGRVLRDQLGERLVEESGADFDAPILTEMPKDEPKKDPRDERKKSGGAKGGYLSAKEGARVMSDQRDGKKRFSDGDRGDRRDRGDRGDRGDRGDRRDRRDDGGRDYDRRGEKESYNAIPYAERKKFDPTAPRRTNYVYREEGADGKKTEGRSSRKVGGRPQKADLMDPNARILGKSSNKGGYGKKSAGPSARAGGGFSDRSQGRNGGERTGRPSGRPEGKFGDRPQGRSGGDRPGGFRGGRPSGGRPGGGRPNGGPDRGNRGSR from the coding sequence ATGGAACGAAAATCTGCTCAAAATGGACCCCGTTCTGCCGACGCGACGTCGCCAGAAGGCTCCGAAAATGCGCGCCGGGATGGCGCCCATCAGAAAAAATTCGCGTCGAAATCCGGTAAGGGTGAGACGCGCAAATTTGGCTCTAACAAATTCGCAGGCAAATCTGCTGGCAAGTTCTCCGGAAAGAAGAACTTTGGCAAAAAGCGCGATGACAATCGCGGTTTTGGACGCGGTGACCGCAAGGAAGGCTGGGCACCAAGCGTCGATGCGCGCCGGGAAACCGATGAAGAGCGCAGCCTGCGCCAAGGCGCTGATCGCCAGAACCGTGGTGAACGCAGCGAACGCCCCAACAGAAACGACCGGTTTGACCGCAATGACCGTCGCGGCAATGGCCCCAGACGTGAGGGTGCCGGACGTGAGGGTTCAAGACGTGAAGGTTCAAGACGTGAAGGTGGTTTTGATAAGGGACGCCGCTCCGGCAATGGTGCTGAAGGTGGTTTCAAAGGCAAGAGCTTTGCCTCTTCACCTCGCATGGGCGCACGCAAATTCGTAAAAGCGACTGACGACAACAAACCAAAGGGACCAGCCTACACCCCTCCAACCAGAGCGCTGGAAGAAGGCGAACGCATTGCCAAGATCATGGCGCGCGCGGGCCTATGCTCTCGCCGCGATGCCGAAACATGGATCAAGGAAGGCCGTGTTTCCGTCAATGGCAAGGTGCTGGAAACCCCAGCAGTCAACATTCACACCAAGGACAAGGTCCTGGTGGATGGCGCTCCCCTGCCCGTTCGCGAACGTACACGCCTGTGGCTTTATCACAAGCCGAAAGGGCTGGTGACAACCACATCCGATCCGGAAGGTCGGCCAACGGTCTTTGAAAAGCTGCCTCAGGGCCTGCCTCGCGTCATCACTGTGGGGCGTCTGGACATCAACACCGAAGGTTTGCTGCTGCTGACCAACGATGGTGGTCTTGCCCGGGTGCTCGAACTGCCGACCACGGGCTGGTTGCGCCGCTATCGCGTGCGCGCCTATGGCCGCATCACGCAGGCTCAGCTGGATACATTGGCCGATGGCGTTGCGCTGGAAGGCGTGCTCTATGGCTCTATTGATGCCCAGCTTGAGCGAGAAGTTGGCGACAACGTCTGGATCACGGTCGCCCTGCGCGAAGGCAAGAACCGTGAAGTCAAAAAGGTTCTGGGCCATCTTGGCCTCGACGTGAACCGTCTGATCCGTGTCTCCTATGGTCCGTTCCAGCTTCTGGACATGGCAGAGGGCTCGGTACAGGAAGTCCGTGGCCGTGTTTTGCGGGATCAGCTCGGCGAGCGTCTGGTAGAAGAATCCGGTGCCGATTTCGATGCTCCGATCCTCACCGAAATGCCAAAGGACGAGCCCAAGAAAGACCCGCGGGACGAACGCAAGAAGTCCGGCGGCGCCAAGGGCGGCTATCTCTCAGCCAAGGAAGGCGCGCGCGTCATGTCCGACCAGAGAGACGGCAAGAAGCGCTTCAGTGATGGTGATCGCGGTGACCGTAGAGATCGAGGTGATCGTGGAGATCGCGGTGATCGTGGAGACAGAAGAGACCGCCGCGATGACGGCGGCAGGGACTATGATCGGCGTGGTGAAAAGGAAAGCTACAATGCTATTCCTTATGCAGAGCGCAAGAAATTTGACCCAACAGCCCCACGCCGCACCAACTATGTCTATCGTGAAGAAGGCGCAGACGGCAAGAAAACCGAGGGCCGCTCTTCCCGCAAGGTGGGCGGACGCCCTCAAAAAGCAGACCTGATGGATCCGAATGCCCGCATTCTGGGCAAGTCCAGCAACAAGGGCGGCTATGGCAAGAAATCTGCTGGCCCATCAGCTCGTGCTGGCGGCGGTTTTAGCGATCGCTCACAAGGTCGCAACGGTGGTGAACGAACAGGTCGCCCATCTGGTCGGCCAGAGGGCAAATTCGGAGATCGTCCTCAAGGCCGGAGTGGCGGTGATCGCCCAGGTGGCTTCCGTGGTGGCAGACCAAGTGGTGGTCGGCCGGGCGGCGGGCGTCCGAATGGCGGCCCGGATCGCGGAAACCGCGGTTCTCGCTAA